TGCGGGACGGGGAGCGCGGGAGGACGACGGCCGTCCCCGTGGCCCTCTCGGCCGACAAGTTccgggtgctgctggcaggtgAGGCCAGAGGAGGGGCGGCAGCAGGGACCCCGGTCCccggggggatgctggggggggcggaCGGGGGGATGCTGTGGTGCTGGTGGCTCCCCCAGggcctcctccctctctcctcagAGCTGAAGCAGGCCCAGGCCCTGATGAACACCCTTCTCTGAGGAGCCCGATGGCAGGACAGGACCCAGCACGCTGCCCgtctggggagggggaggccgGTGGGGGCCCGCCGGGCCGCCCGTGGTGAGGCTGTGCCCCGGGGGCAGCTCCAATAAAGGCAGCGGTGCAAAGCCGAGCCGTGTCCCGCCTGTTTCTCCCCGCGGCGGGACGGTCTCCGCGGGCCTTGCGGGCCCGTCGCCTTGGCGACGCGGCGGGACTACAACTCCCGGCATGCATCGCTCGCGGCGCAGCCAATGGGAGGCGAgagggggcgtggcctgggCGTGTCCCCACGCACCGgggcgggcggtggcggcggcgggtcGGGCCGCGCTGTCCGGTCCCGGGCCTGGCGCGGCGATGCCCGAGTGCCCGGAGCTGCACCTGGCCGGGCGGTACATCAACGAAACGTGCGGCGGGGTGGTGTTTTCGGGCGGCGTGGAGCGCTCGGCGGTGGGCAGAGGCCCGGAGGTGCCTTTTTCCAGCGAGGCCTACCGCATCTCGGCTGCTTCCCGGGGCAAGGAGCTGCGGCTGAGGCTGGCTCCGCTGGGTCCCGGTGCGTCCCAGGATCTCGTCTTCCGTTTCGGCATGTCGGGGTCGTTCCGGCTGTGCCCCGCCGCCCAGCTCCCCCGCCATGCCCACCTCCGCTTCTTCACCCGCGAGAACCCCCCGCGCGCCCTCTGCTTCGTCGACGTCCGCCGCTTCGGCTCGTGGCGGCTGGGTGACGCCTGGCAGCCCGGCCGTGGGCCCTGCGTCCTCTCCGAGTACCAGGCCTTCAGGTGAGCGCCCCAACACCCTGCCGGCCACGGCCCGGCCCGAGGGAAGACCCCCCTCCCCCTCCGCTTCGTTTTGGCCGTGCCCGGGTGAACCTACCCGATGCCCCgtgctctgctgcagggagaaCGTGCTGAAGAACCTGGACGACAAAGCTTTTGACAAGCCCATCTGCGAGGCTCTCTTAAACCAGAAGTTTTTCAATGGAATTGGGAATTATCTCCGCGCTGAGATCCTGTACAGGTAACCTGCTGATCTGCCACGGAGCTTTGGTCTCCAAGAGTTTGTCAGAGCTTGCTGGCTCCTCGGCTGGGCCTCCTCGCTTGGTAGACACGGGCGAGCGCCAGAACCGAGAGTTCGGGCTCGTGCGTTACAGCCGGACTCTCTCAGGTTGAAGATCCCTCCCTTCGAAAAGGCTCGGACCGTGCTGGAGGCcctgaaggagcaggaggaggcgAGGAGGAAGAAGGTGGGGAATACCCGGTGCTTTCACAGGCTCAGAAAAGAGCAGGTTTCCAGGCAGACACCATCCCAGGGATTTATTTGCCCATGGCCCTGCGGGATGTCTCGCCTCCCGGGAGCTTCTTGCCTTCCGTGCAGGGAGCTGGTCTGAGCTAAGAAGCGGTCCTGGTTCAGGTTTGGGCTCAGCACCGGTGGAAATGGTTCGGCTGGGTTCCAGCCCCCAGGCTAGGCTCAGCTGGCTGCGCTGCTCTGGCTCCGCTTTAGGCATAGCTGGGCGCGAAGCTCTGGTTCGGGTTTACTGCTTTGGGTTTGTTCAGGGCCAGTTTCACTTCGTGTTTGGTTCCTCGCTCTGATGGGGCAGAACGTCGTCACGAGGCCCTTGCAGAGCCCGCGCCACTTGCGGGAGGTAATTGCTGCTCTGAGTCTTTCCCGACCCCATGGCAGGTGTTTTCCCTTCCCAACTATTACGCTTGCTGCGTGGCATCCTTCTCCTCAAGCATTTTACTGTCCTTTGCCGTAAACACCCGTGTCCGAGCACGTCCGCCCCTCCAACGGAGCGGCAAATGGGGCGCAGCAGTTCTGTAACCTCACGCGAGCGGCGTTCGTTCGCACGTGGCCGGGCTGGCGAGCTGTGACAGCTCCCCCAGCGCatgcctgcctgctctcctggcCTCGGGGGAGAGGaggctgaaaacaaaacacgCGATGGAGGCCGTTTTTACAAACTGCCGGCGTTCCTGCGCGCTAGCCCTTTTTTCAGGGCTGCGGGGAATGTGCTGCTGCACAGTTCGAAGCCTACAACGGGGTGAGCTCAGGGATGGCACTGAGGATGAGAGGAGATGGGGAATTTGGCTGCtgttggggaggagagagaccCCGACGAGGCTGGGGCGGCTGGCGGGTgacttccctccccttctccacCCCTGTAGAATCCTTCCCTGACGCTGAGCAAGAAGCTGAAGCTGAAGCGGGAGAACCCGGATCTCCTGGAGCTGTGCCACACTGTGCCCATGGAGGTCATCACGGCGGGTGAGGTGACAGGGAGCCGGGGAACAGGGACACTGGGGGAGGCAAGGAGGCCTGGGCTTTGCgtttcccagcagcaggacgCTTGGGAGGGCACCCCGACACTACGGTCACTGCTTCtgccctttccctctctcctttcccagagAAAAAACTCTTTGAACCAGGTGACTCGAATAACTACACTGCTTTCAAGAACTGGCTGCGGTGTTACTTGGTGCCCGGCATGAGCTCCCTGCGCGACCGCAACGGCAGGACCATATGGTTCCAGGTAGGAGTCCGGGGTCGCTGCATGGGGCTGGGTGCGCCCCCCGACCACTCCTCCAAGGGGACACCAGCCCATTTTCTGCTTCCCAAGACCCCCCCAGCATTACGCTGTGTCGCTGGAGGGTCTCCCTCTCCGCCAGACTGCTGAGACAGCTGGACGTGGAGGTGACAAGGACCCTCCGTGCGGTGGCCAGCTGGTGACGGGCAGTCTGGAGCAGAGGGCCTGAGTGTGGGAACGGGGGACTCGGGTGGTCTGGCAGCCCCGTttctccctcctgcaccccGTGTCTGGGTGAGGGGCCATGACGGGGCCTTGCAGAAGGAGCAGGGGCTGATGGGAGAGTCGCCAAGgcagagggcaggcagagcaagcCCCGACTCCCCTGGCATCCCCTGTCTCGGCTGCGGGATGGAGAAGGGGCACGGATTTTGCTCTCGCTACCTGCGGAGTGGCTGCGCCCCAGTCAATGCTCTGTCGCCTTCCTTGCAGGGAGAGCCCGGCCCCATGGCTCCCAAAGGTGAGTGCCCTCTCTCCTCCCCGCGGGGAGCCCCCCTTGCTCCAGGAGGGCTGGAGACTGGGAAGGCAAAGGCGGGAGCAAAGCCGTTCCTCCACCCCAGTACCAATTCCTCAGCGCTCAGCCTCGCACATCACCTGGGACAGCGTCCCTGAAAGGTCACTGTGCCGCAGCCTGTCCCCCgtcccctcctcacccccacTAACCTGGGCACCTCTTCTCACGCAGGGCAGACGTCCCGCAAGAAGCGCGCTCAGCTGAAGGCAGATCCCGAGGCTCCGACCCCCGAGGTAGGACGCTTTGCGGTTGCTGCGGCTCCTGCTGGGTCTAGAGGCTGCTCCCGAATTCACGGAGGGGCTCCTACCTGGAGTTTCTCATCCGCCGACGGTCCAAGCACGCTTCTGCTAAGCTCCGGCTCTGATGTCCACCCAGGTCACCACGCGCACCTCGAAACGAcgccccagggctgcagcaaaaCCCCCGAAGCCGGTcacggaggaggaggaggaggaggcggctgcCAAGCCGAGGAAGGGACGTTCCCGTGGGAGAAAAGCAACTGCTGCTCCAGACTCGTCTGAGCCTGAGCCGCCGGTCAAAGCCAAAAGAAGCCGCCGGACAACCGCACGCAGGGGCAGAGGTGAGGCTGGCAGTCCCTGCGGCTTTCAAAACGAGCCGTGGGAACGCTCCGTCGCGTCAGGGGGGTCTGAGGGGGTGCcagagggcaggagaggagccagCGGGGCTTGGCGGGGCAGAACCAGGCGCCCCCTTACCCTCTGCCTTCTTGTTTCCCTCCCCGTTTTCCAGGTGGAGCCCCCGCCGTGTGACTGCTGCGCTTTAACAGCCGCAGCAGCTCAGGGAGGGCCTGGCCGGGGGCCTGGGTTAGTGCTGGGGAGAAACAGAGCTGCTCTGCGCCTGTGCTCACACCCGCTCGCTACCGCTGCATCCTGCTAGTGCAAAAAAGGTGACGGGGCTGATTTATCCAGCGTCCTCCTACTGTCCCCAGGGATTTCAAGGGTTAAGGGCCACAGACCGCACAGGGTGCTGGACTCTGACCCTTCCCTCTGCCTAAAAGCAgattccctcttccttcctctcttccctttctggCTTGGATCACTGTTTTTAGCTGacaaataaagtattttgtgtAGAAATCACTGTGCACGTCTTTTTGTGCTAGGGGTAACCCCCCCCGTGGCCCAGCCTCTTCCCTAGATGGGCCGCAGCAGGCTTCCCCTCCAcctcacccccccaaaaaaaactaAAGGTAAGCTCTGCTTCCCCAGTCCCAGGAGTGAGATCCTGGTGAGGAGGACACTAAGAGAGCAGCAGCTAGAAAGGAACCCCTGGGAGGAGGCAGATCAGCGCAGTTACCTGGAAATAAGTGAAGAAAACAGGCTGGAGTTTGTTTTCATGTAATTCTCCTCTTTACTTGTGTTCCCCTTCTGCAAGGGCAGTGCAAGAGGTAGGTGAAGGGAGAAAGGAATGACTGTAGTCTGTCTTTACACTCATTGCCCTATTGCAGCTTATCGCTGCTTGGGTCTGGACAAGACGAAGGCTGAGACACGGGAGCCACTGCggaaaaagctgctgctccccaaacCTCccggagctggagcagagcctgtCCCACAACCCTAACCCACGCTTCCGCTGGCTGCGAACTCCCTTGGGCCCGCCTTCCCTGGTGAGGCAGGGGGTAACTCTCCTCCTTTCCGGAAGAATATCGTTGTTTTCGAGCGCAGCTCTCCGACGGGTGGGTGGGGAGCAAGGGAGAGactctgcccttctctggaaCCAGGTCCTTGCACAGCTCTTGGGATGGGGAAAAGCCTCAGGCTGCGATTTGAGCTCACGGTGTTGGTCTGGGTTGCGTCGGCAAGGGCGACTGACAGCCTCATCGCCTCAAGACCAAGAGGACTGAGAGCACGCGGAAGGGGGTGAAGGAAAGCCTCACGCCCCGCTGCTCCAGCGGCAGGCAGCCCCTCGCAACCGGCCGCTCCAGCAGGTCGCAGCtggggaagaaagcagcaggtgAGGCCAAAGCGACTGATCCCCTTCCCCGCACGCGCCCAAGCCCTCCAGCACGGACTTACAGCATCGCCTCCTCAACGGGGAGGGAGGTCTGGAGCCAGGCGACGACCGTGCTGCCGTGCGCTTCGTACAGCCGAACCACCACAGCTGCGGGTCTGTCCTCAGCCTTTGGGGAACAGCGCAGACGGGGGGTTCAGACAAATGAGACAGGCGCATCCTACCCTGTGCCTCGGGGTACAGCCCGGCCCAAGCGATCGTGCTTGGGGGCACACGCGTTCCTGACCCACCCGCGCCGACTGCGGCTGTAGCACCCAGGTACAGACGCGGATACTACCGCGATCCCCGGGGCGAGCGCCCGCCTGGGCCGGCAGAGAGGGGTGCTAACCCCCCTCACCCTCGCCTAGCAGGACGTGCAAACCAGAGCGCTCGCTGTTTCCGCTCAGCCGAGCCTGCCCACCACCCGACTGCAGGGGAAAGAGCAAACCACGCGTAACAACAACAGTTTCACCCGCCTGCcctccccggctctgccccggggGACTTGCCCGCTTGACAGTCTCCAGCACGACCGCAGGGGAGCTGACAGAAAAGGCGCTCCAGGCCGGGcactctgcagagctggctgggacCGTGTGGAGGGGGAAATTCAAGTTGTAGGCGTGCTGGATCACACCGGCATCCTGGAAGGAACCTGCAACGCAAGAACCTCTAGCCAGCCC
This is a stretch of genomic DNA from Balearica regulorum gibbericeps isolate bBalReg1 chromosome 12, bBalReg1.pri, whole genome shotgun sequence. It encodes these proteins:
- the NEIL1 gene encoding endonuclease 8-like 1, translating into MHRSRRSQWEARGGVAWACPHAPGRAVAAAGRAALSGPGPGAAMPECPELHLAGRYINETCGGVVFSGGVERSAVGRGPEVPFSSEAYRISAASRGKELRLRLAPLGPGASQDLVFRFGMSGSFRLCPAAQLPRHAHLRFFTRENPPRALCFVDVRRFGSWRLGDAWQPGRGPCVLSEYQAFRENVLKNLDDKAFDKPICEALLNQKFFNGIGNYLRAEILYRLKIPPFEKARTVLEALKEQEEARRKKNPSLTLSKKLKLKRENPDLLELCHTVPMEVITAEKKLFEPGDSNNYTAFKNWLRCYLVPGMSSLRDRNGRTIWFQGEPGPMAPKGQTSRKKRAQLKADPEAPTPEVTTRTSKRRPRAAAKPPKPVTEEEEEEAAAKPRKGRSRGRKATAAPDSSEPEPPVKAKRSRRTTARRGRGGAPAV